The region CAGAATAACTCTTCAGAATTCTGTTTAGCCATTACCTAGTTGTGGGATGTATTTTAAGAGGTGATGGCTTTTTGTGTATATAAAAGTATCCGTTTTTATTGGGGAACTTTTGCTAACTTGTGCCTGTGTTCTTGTGCCAATTTAAGTTCTGTTGTGCCTTGGAAATAACACTTGTAGGCTTTTAAGTTTTATTGATAGTTGAGAATTAGAATTCTAATACTGCTACTGAGTCCAGATATTACATACATCCTGCATAAATGCAGAAGCTAATGTTAATAGGTGACTGTATTACCAATAAGGAGGTAGTGAGAATGGAAGAAGTAGGTGTTGAACATCAAAGAATAGCCCTCAAAGCAAAAATCTTGACACCTGGTGTGGTATAATGAATTTTACAGTTTCATTAGTTACTGTATTTACACTGGCAATGTAGGTGTACAAATTATAAAGttcaaataaaggtaattacTCTTTGTTCATTAATGACAGCAGTTAAAATACATGAAgtgaaattctcttcctaatGGGAATTCTGACATGACATTGACTGCAATGATGCAAGAACATAATCCACTTTCTCTCACTGGCAATGAGGGATTGTGATGTATATAGCCACACCCACATTGTGAAACTTTTTTAACTTCTCATCAGGtacacatttttattttcatccaAAAGGGTTTTTTTCTGTTGTGTAAGCAGTGTGCGAATTGAATTAATCTGGGAGGCCTTGTTGTCAAATGGGGCAAAGATAAGGTTAGATGTAGATGTGCCTTCTAATCTCAATACAGCAATGTAATGTATAACTCAGGCAGACAGATTTGGTTTGTTAACCCGCACTTGTAAACGGAGAAATAGATCATATCCTTTTGAAATTTCAATCCTAAGGCTCTGTTTGTATTCTTAGCTTACTTGTAGAATGCCAATTTTCTtaaactttatttttcaaaaattaaatcTGATGCCTTTCCTTCCAGCTGCTCGCGACAAAGGAATCCCTATTCTTTATTCCTACATATTGCACAACTCATTGGCTTATGGAGCAGATTGGTCAAGACTATCACTTCATCCACAGCTCAACGCTGACCATCGCCCTGTATCATCATCAGGTGAAATTCAGAGCAAAACTGAACATGAGCAAGGAGTAAAGGAAGCTAAGGTCAAGTTCCAGCACCTGAAGATTCAATACGAGTCTCCCACTGGCTTATTTGATATGGTTGTAGAAGATGAGTCAGATGATTATAGAGATGAGTTGCCTGACAGTTTGCAGGCCAGTGGTACATCTCTCCAACTGAATATGGACCCTGTAGTAAAGCAGCACAATCCTGACTCTGGTGTAAATTGGACTAAAAGTAAAGCCAGTCTTTTGGCTACATGTTCTTTTTATGACCATATCTTGCATGTTTGGAGATGGGAAAGAAGTAATATTGTCATCTAGTTGACGTTTCAtgaaaaattcatttttaaagtaTTAAATTTGCAAAACTCATGTGTGGAGGAGTAGAAGAGATGGACTTGCTGGTTTTGATGTACTATAGCAATATTACAAGGTCAGGCACTTATGTGACAAAGGTGGAGTAATATTCCAATATAGATGTGGCAGGTTTATGTGACTGGCATTTCCTGACCTCTTCACTGAGTCCAGCAGGAGTCCAGGTATATCTAAATATACAATTAATTAGTCAGTTACATGAAACATTTAATACTTAATGGTCTGTAAATAATTCAGAAACATGATATGAATTGTAAAACCAGCAACCTCTATAGCCTTTGTGGTGGCACCGGGCATACCAAAAGaggttaaaacaaaaattaaatgagTGGTTTTTGGAAGACATCCAAATCTCTTAGATTTCTTTGttattatttgtgattttaaaaaaaaatcttaagttTTTGGTGTCATACCTATCTATTACCTCAGGCAATCAGACAAAAGTTGGTGCTTCACAAACTTATCTTGGACAATGATGTGTGGCTGGTAAAACATTTGAACTGGAATAACTTTTATGGTGAGATGACAATCTATGCAATTGATCCTCCTTGAAACAAACCTTAACCCTTTAGTCCTGTGGGCTTTGCTCTGTAAAATCTCAAACCTCACCAAGTTCTTGTTGAAGGCCGCTTTGGGATTTGCTGCAAATCTATTGTAGTCAGGTCTGAATAAATTGATTTTACTGAAGTGTTTTGTCAAAAACTATTTTTGTCTCAATTTTTCTATGACTGCCTTTATTGTATAAATTAGTTTGTAAATATATGTAAACTTTTGTTCCAGAATAAATTACATATTTAATTGTTTGATCATGCTTGAACAGCCTCTCTTTATGCTTAACTTTTATTTTCTTGAAAGATGATGTTAGTTTCTTCACATCCAGGTATTTTTCTGAGGAAATCTTGCAATGATGCTCTTTGCCAATTTGACTATAGTTCCTATCCTTCATccttttgggagaagtagtttctcctcaactgttttaaatttgctaccccttaactgaagactatgacctcttgtcctaGAATGCCTCACAAGAAGTAGCATCCATCCACATTTATTTTATCTAACCTtttatcttgaatacctcaatttgaaaATTAGATTGGTAGATAAGTGAGGTGGGGTATTGTAGGGGAGAATGATTCTTAGTTTTCAGCCCATTCTACTATTTTATTCTCTGTTCTTAATTTGAGCTATGTTGCTCCAATGTGAGTTCCAGTAGCAGTTGTTTGTTTTTTCAGTAAGAAACTTTGCAGCGTTCTGGACTTAACAGAATATAACAATTCCAGTTTCAAATCAGACTGAATCTTTTTGTTGATGATTGGATTATTCCCATTTATACTTGCTGTCAGCCCAGTTCTTTGTCTACTTGGCATCCACTTTTGTTTTGAACCCTTGTATTTTGAGGTAACCTtcaagaaatgtataaaatcttGAGTATAGATAGTTAATGGCAGTTTTCAAGACGAGGGGAGTGGGGGCacggggatttcaagacgaggggacaCATTTTTGAAGTGAAATTTAACGAAGGCACAGGAACAATTTTTTtaagagggtggtttgcatatggaatgagctttctgaagtgttggatgtgggtccaattacaatatttaaaaggattctggctgggtatatgaataggcagggtgtggaagatatgggccaaatgcaattatatttatttcagatatttggtcggtgtggacaagcaagagtggtctgtttctgtgctgtacatctgagagTCTAACATTTGACTCAGTAAACCATGAGACTTGGTGGATTGTACCCTGAAGACTAAGCTACCATCACAATCCTGCAATTCCATGATATTACTGCACCTGTTGATGCggaagagccggtgttggactgcagtggacaAAATTAGAATGTAGCTGCAGCTATAGttctgcaaatacagattcaccccatagacttgtatcTGTGTGTGGTATAGTTGGATGACCTGTGGTGTGATGTGAACCCAAGTCCCAGTTGAAGCCATCCTCATggataccaaacttggctatcagcctctgcttggccactgcGTTGTTACCTATCCTGAAGTCTGCTTTGGAGAATGGccacccaaagatctgaggcaGAATGTCCCTGATCACTGCAACAATCAGTGACTCTGCCAATGTCTATctcatgctgcaggcaaggatgccatgaggcatagtacattggtgaccaagcagatgctacgacaaAGAATGAATGGACACTACACAACAATCATCAGACGGGTGTTCCCTCCTAGtttgggaacacttcagcagtaaGGGACATTCAGTCTGATCTTCAGatgactatcctccaaggtgtactttgggatacgcaacagtgtagagtggctgagcagaggctggtTGCCAAGTTCAGAACCCATGAGGATGGGCTCAAGCCATACTGCAGGAGACCCTACTACACTATCTCTCACACTGACACATGCGCACCTGCAAAGACACTCATTCTCTCCTGTGTGCGCACAcaggtttatggggtgaatttgtacattctttgtacatttttttttgctcaaaTAATGCATCTGCAATCTCCAGGCAGTCCattcatgtaatattttgtaaattccactttgaaaataGGGCCAGTCacaggttgggatacagacagactctaatctcatgCCTGTTAATGCATTGTCGGTgctgaaatgttttaaaacttaGGACACTCCTACTTCTAGCTGAGGgtcatctgtggaattctcttccatggAGAGCAGCAATAGCTTTTGATCATCAAGAGTTGATGGTTAGAAGTGGGGGAAAAGGGGAAGAGGTGGTGCAGACAGGAAATAGGAGTGAGGCCACAACCAGATCACCCATGACTCCAAGGAGCTCGCTTCCAACCATTCAAACTGACAACTTGTCCAGCAAGGTGCATCACTCTTTTCAGTCCAAAAGTGTTTTGACGAGGCAGCGTAACAGCAGAGAAGGTGAATGAAGAAACCAGTCCTGCACAATGGATCTCACTATCTTGTAGGTTATCCTGGCCCCATGTGCCCAAAGATCTGTCAGTTGAGAATGAAGCTTCATGGCAGAACTTAAAGCCTTAGCAGACCTCCTTGAATCTAAAGTCAGCTGATTATAATTTAGTTAAGTCTAAAACAGGTTCTTAAATCTGAACGATGCAATAAGTATGTATTCCTTTAAAGATAAAAGCATGACAGCAAAATGTGCATCGAGAAGTTAAAGCAAGTATTACTTTACAGAAAAGAACTGAATGTTGCCACAAAGATTAGTGAGTCTAAGGAGCGAAAGAATGTGTGAATTCAGCAACACAACTCCAGATATAATGAAAGACAaggtttaattaaaataaaaccataCACCACATGTCTGGATGTAAACACAGGACTTGACATTACTTCTCTTTCAATATTCCAGTCCAGTAAACTATAATTACTTGAGTAATAGCCAGCATGGGTGTAGTTTTAGTGAGATACTATCATACATGGCTACTACTTCCTATTTCTCTCAAAAATCAGTGTAGGAAATAATCCAATTCTTATCAACGTACATAATTTTTTGGAAATAGTTGGAAGAGCTTGCCCTCTTGTGATGGCTCAAAGCCATATTTTTCAAGATTGTTCAGGTCAAAGTTCCCTTCCTGAAAGTCCTTCTCTATTTGTGGAGCAATGGTTTCTGTAAAGAGTGTCTTGGCTGTCAGAGGTTGTTCTGTTCCTTTTGGTGCTTTGTAAGACACATAGGGTTTTAGTTTAAAACCTTCTAAATTAGGGACTACGAACTCGGGCACCATTTTCCTGATTTTGATAAATTTGCCACTGGAAGTAAGTACCCCTGCTGGTTTGGCTCCGCGTGATTTGTAGAAGCTGCGGGGTCCACGCTTGCTTGTGAGTTCTGCTGTCCGGTCAGCTCCACGCACCAAACCCCGTGCCAGATTGGATAGTAATCCCATGTTACACCTAACAAAGAAAGATAAGGAGAGACATAGGTGATCTGAATAGTTTCTGGAGCTAAAGTCAAGGCCTTGAAAAAATATCCCCCAAAAGTAATTTGTTGCGTTCCCAATTCAAATTCAGAAAACTTGCTCCAAGAAAGGAGTTGTGTAACAGTAACATTCAGAATAAGTGCAACACAAATGGAGATTATGTGGTGAAAAGACCTCTAAGAACAACTCCACAGGTTTCAACTGAGTTACTGAAATTAATCCTTTGGTGGTCTGGCCTTGTGTTCATATGACACCAGAATGTGATTGTCTCTAGGATGCATTCTTAAATGGCCTATTAAATGAGCAACCCATTTAGTTGCACCAAACCATTACAAAGTCTAAAATAAAAATACTACATTTACAACAGCACAAGTGTATGTACATCACatgaactacagcagttcaaagaATTATCAATAAatttggcctcaccagcactATTCACACCCTGTAAGCTCATCCATAAAAAGATGGACAATCAGAGCCATGACTATTAGAATTTCAAAGCCAGGGTGCAAgagtttgatccagtgacaatgaggAACAGttatattgttccaagtcagaatgatgcaGCTTGGAGTACAACTTGGTCTTCTCATGTATTTACAGTCATCATTCTTCTAGGTACTAGACgttataggtttggaagatgttgaaaAAGCATTGATAAAATGCTGCATCTTGTCGATATTTCACTGTGCAGCCATGCCATACTATACTAGTGAAAGCAGAGAATGTTTAAAGTTGGCCTGATCATGCAGCTTGATTTTATCTTGGATGATGCAAgcttattggagctgcactcatccacggGGGATTCAGCAGCGACTTCATTTACTGTCAAGGTGAGACATTCAGATTCTCTCATATGGAAGATGATCATTCCCTGGCACAAATataacttgccacttatcaactaAACCAAAGGCTACAATCATTTAAGTAAACAAACAAAACCTCAACTCAGACCTAAGAGGCATCctccttcattttaaaatgtgctCTCCGGTTCTAGACTCCCAACGAGGAGAAATAGCTTActtgcatctactctgtctatccctttaagtttcagcaatttctcttcaaacggtcccaccatcccaggaacatTCTTGAAGAACCTTTGTTCCCACTCCCTCCCGGTCCCCCCCGAGCCCCACGTCCTTTTCCCTGTCTCTCACCATGAACCGTTCCTCCCTCTCGCTCTCCTCGCGCAGGCACGCACTGTGCAGCAATCCGCTCCGTCATTGGTCGCCCGGCTGCGGTCCAATGGCGGTGCGGCTTGTTGCGGCTGTCCGTGGGAGCTGGCCAATGAGGAGCCGCGTCACAACAGCGGGGCAGTTGTTGGGTCAGAGGGCGGTCCCGGTGCCGGCGCCGGCCTCAAGGTGGGGGGCGGGGAGCGGGAGGAACCGAGAACCGCGGTCCGCTCACACTGTGGTCCGGCAACTGGGGCTGGGCTGGACTGGACTAACACCATACAGTGGCCATGGAGACCGGGCCGCCGGACCCGGAGGTGATGTTTGACCCAGGTACTGGTTCATTCAAAggtcaccccacccccccattcccCAGAGCAGggcgccaccccccccccccccctcagagcCGGGTATAAAAACCGGGGTGTAAACCCCACCACCCCGTCCCTCAGAGCCGGggctcaattccatcctcggggtaactgtctgtgtggagtttgcacgttctccccgtgtccgcgcgggttcgctccggtttcctcccacaatcacaaagatgtgcaggccagggtgaactggccaggctaaattgccccacagtgttcgGTGCAtcagccagagggaaatgggtctgggtgggttactcccctgagggtcggtgtggactggttgggccgaagggcctgtttccacactgtacggaatccaATCTCTCAGAGCAGGGTGTGAAAGCCACCTTCCCTCGGAACTGTGTATGATctgcaccctccctccctccctcccttggAACTCGGTATAACCCCCTCAGAGCCCAGTCTAAGACCTCCCTCCCTCAGATCCAGTAATTAATCCCAACCCCCCAGGCAGCCAAGAATAATGCCCTCCCTCAGGTCTCCGTATAACCCCCATTTCCTTCATAGCTGGGTACAGCCCCCCAattttacctccctccctccgTGCTGAGAAACCCACACCCTAACCTCAGAACTGTGTATAACCCTCACCACAAGCTCAGAGCGGGGTATAacagcactttagggaacatctccgggacacccgcaccaatcaaccccaccgccccgtgaccGAACATTTCAACccgctcagcaccatcctcatgacctatcctacctgccaatcttccttcccaccgatctgctccatcctcctctccgacctatcactttcatccccacctccatccacctattatacttttggctaccttctccccagccccatttatctctccatcccagaggctccctgcctcatttttgatgaagggcttttgcccaaaatgtcgattttcctgctcctcagatgctgcctgacctgctgtgctttttcagcaccactctaatctagactctgatctccagcatctgcagtcctcactttcatcggGTATGACATCCCTATCCTCCCTCAGGGCCAGGTGTAAACTCCTGACCTCCTCCTGCAGATATTGGTAtaacccccaccctcctcagAGCCAGATATAACCCCTTCCTCTGAAAAACTACAAATCTGGAgatcacagccagtcagacagcatccatggagagagacagcaagctaacgtttcgagtcttgatgtctttccatggatgctgtctgacccactgtcatttccagtattttctgttttcagtacagattccagtatctgcaataatTAATCCCTCCTGTTGCCAGATTTCCAGTATAATCACCATTTGCCTTTCGTGAGTCAGGTATCACCCCCATCTCCCTTAGACCTGGGTAtaacccaccaccaccccctccccccacctccctcagACCTGGGTATAAATCCTCCCCTTTGCAGGTGGGAATAAATCCCCTATAACCAAATATGAAATCTACATCTACTCCCTGTTGGGTTGTTTTATTCTTGAGAttcttgatgcaactgcaacaccaACTTTTGTGAACAAGCAACCAAATTTACTAAGCACAGTACAGTTCAAGCTTTCTGGAGGATCCTTTAACACACACCTCGCAtagctttttttaatttcaaaaatatactttattcataaaattattttgctaTCTATACAATCGgtgatgccatacatacgtatacATTGTATTTCTTTACaaacagagatcggaattaatcattcgtatatacaagTCTGTGTGTTGACCATCCAGGTATTttgctgaggtgtcagcggggcCCAGTttctgagtgggccccctgttcctcttaggcaggcagaccttacacggtggtcttACCTCactgcaccttggcggcagctgccccaagcttcagcatgtCCCGCAACACGTCctgtgccagtccgcaacactcagtcggggtcaattcctttagctggaagatcaacaggtttcagacagcccaaagagcgtctttcaccgagttgatgatcctccaggcacagttgatgttggtctcggtgtgtgtcccggggtacagactgtagagcacggagtcccgtgtcacgccgctgctcaggacgaacctcgacaaacaccactgcattcctctctagACTTCCTtggcgtaggcacattccagaagcgggtgtgtgacagtctcgtcccctccacagccgcttcgagggcagcatgcagtGGGGCAGAGAGTCCGgacgtgcataaaggatctcactggcagagcccttctcaccaccggccaagccatgtcttggtgcttgttggaaggttctggcgatgaggcattctgccaaatgactttgacagtctgcccagggaactgcTCCAAAGGATCTGCtccctccttttcctgaagggtctcaaggacactatgtgctgaccacttcctgatggtcaaaggtgtttttcttcataaatttctccacgaaggacaggtgatacgaaACGGTCCAAGtatggagcgttccgcggcagcgaggccaggcctaTCCTTCGCAACacgggacaggtagaacctcagtatgtctTTGATCTCCAACAAAATGGAAGGTGGCCCGGGTGACTGtgacggcacaggttctgggaatacaTTACAACACCGACAGTGCCTCAcatctgatgaccaggtttttcccacgatggagagcgactgtagcttccatctgcccagtttctgcctcactttcttgatccgctcctcccaagacttggcgcacgccccagcccccccgaaccaaatacccagcaccttcaggtggtcagtcctgatggtgtaggggatggaggattggttggcccagttcctgaagagcatggcttcactcttgcctcggtttaccttggctcctgaagcccgttcgaactggtcacatatgcacatgagtctgtgctcggacagtggatccgagcagaaaacggcgacgtcatccatgtacagggaggccttaacctgcaggcccctgtTGCCAGAAATTGTCATCCCTCttaggctcgcatccttcctgatggactcagcaaatggctctatgtaacacacaaacaagacaggagagagagggcagccctgcctgactccagatctgactgggaagctatctgattcccacccattgattgagactgcgcTGACAATGTTGGTATACAACAGTCTGAT is a window of Chiloscyllium plagiosum isolate BGI_BamShark_2017 chromosome 30, ASM401019v2, whole genome shotgun sequence DNA encoding:
- the mrpl41 gene encoding 39S ribosomal protein L41, mitochondrial; translated protein: MGLLSNLARGLVRGADRTAELTSKRGPRSFYKSRGAKPAGVLTSSGKFIKIRKMVPEFVVPNLEGFKLKPYVSYKAPKGTEQPLTAKTLFTETIAPQIEKDFQEGNFDLNNLEKYGFEPSQEGKLFQLFPKNYVR